The Buteo buteo chromosome Z, bButBut1.hap1.1, whole genome shotgun sequence region ATATAGCGATCTATGGGCCGTGCGGATGCAGGGCCTTTGAAATCCGGGAGGCTGCCGCGGGCTTTCCCCCAGGCCTCAGCCTGCCCGGGTTCACCTTTCTCCTATCGACCGCTGCAGGTGACGCTCAGGGAAACGTGAGGCACTAACGAATGCAGCAGCCAACCCCAGCCCCACCACTGCCTGCAACTGGCACTCGCAACTGCGGGGATCTCTCGAAGGCACGAGATGAATTTGTGGCAGCAGCGTGCACCACAGCGAAAAGCCCAGAGACTTTCGAAACTGCAGAGGGAGAAGTTCAGGAGTCTTCAAAGCACCTTGCGATGTTGcctgctccccagggctcagcctgCCACTGCCCTGTCCGTCGTGCCCATGTAACCTCGTCAGAGCTGCCCCAGGCTGGAGGGCAGTCTCTGTCCCTCATGGGCTGTGAGCACGGGACTGGGTGTTGCACTGCTGTGCCCCAGGGAACACCCAGTCAATGTCCCAAGCCAGGCTCTTAAGTCAAAACCACCTGCTAATAGCGAGTACTTTGTTAGCATAGCTGGCAATGGGGGCTCGATGGCTTTGGGGAGCCTCCCAGTGTGCTTTGCTGAGAGCAAAACGCACTGTGCCTTGAAAAAGCTTTGTCCTTCTAGATGTGTTCCTACACGGAGTTGTGCAGGGCTGCCAGGCTGTAGAAGGGAGTTGTGGTGTGTCCCAGGGCCCCAGCAACCTCTATGGCCCCCCAGATCTCCCTGGAGAAGATGTGCAAAGCACtcgggcaggcaggaggagccagCTGAGGCTCCGTgtgctctgccttttttcccagGGATCGATAGCTGGGCTGTGGAACAGGGATCTtcagaggggaagagcagcgcTTTGTTCCACAAAGGAGACAAATAGAAATGGCTTCATTAACAGAAGTGGCCGGGGGGCTGCcaaaggggctgggggctgcacaCACAGTGCTGATCTGTGTTTAGAGGGTACTGGCTCTACCGTGGCCAGTGCCAGCATGATGGGCAATGCCCACGAATACACAAATACCCATGCTAGAGGGTCACAGATCACCCACTTCCCCAGTGTAAGAAATTCAGGCAGTCCTGGGACTCAAGCATTGGGGGGCTTTGGGATTGGAGGACATCCACCTTTTAGAGTCCTATCCAGCCTGTGAGACTTGGAATGGGGCTGAAGCCACAGCACTGGCTGCCCACAGCCCAGAAGAGTGTGCAGCGAATCTGACCCCCCCACTCCTTGGGGCTGAGAGGACGCCTTCAaacccatccccatccctggagcCTGCAGTGGCACACCGATGCCACGGCCGCCTGCCACCACTAAGGCCCGATCCAGCGCTCCTCCTGCTAGGCTGGATCATCACCGCATCCTCTGTAGCCTCCCTCCCGCTCAATTACAGGCCCTGCAGGATGCGGGAAGAGGGCATCGATCAGGGCTGGTTACTCAGGTGACAGCAGCTGTGTCCCCGAGCCCCCCAGGGAGTGTGGCAACACACATCACCCCCTGAGCTGCGTAAGGAGTGGGGATGCGGGCCTGCGTGTGTCCTCCTGGGTAGCAGGGTCCCTGGCGCTCGATGAGCTGTGGACAGCGCTGCCCGGCAGTGACAGGGGACATGAGACCCCAATTAAGGCTGCATCGATCCCACTCTGGCTCTGCTTGGCGTGCTGTGCTGTGGCCGCAGGAGTTCTGTGCCAGGGCTTAGCTGTCTCGCACCCTGGCACACCTACTCCGGAAAAAAACACCCTGGGACCATCCTGCAGCCTGgggcacacacagacacactcaCAAACGCACAGGCACAGAGGGAAACGCCACTGCGGCCCggtgcacacagacacacacccaCAGGAAGACCTACTGTAGGCtggtgcacacacacacactctcacaCTCactcatgcacacacacacacaatccCACGTTCGCAGACCCCCTCGCCCGCATACCCACCTAGAGGGACCCCCTGCCCGACCCCTCGCGGGACAGCCCTAGGGTCCTCCGCAGGGGtcccgtgcccccccccgccgtgtcCCCCAACATGTCCCCACTGTGTCatgtcccctcctcccccccccctcgtgtccgtcccccccgtgtcccccccgtgtccccactCCGAGGCCGGGTccggggcgggcagcgccgcTGCAGCACCCTGGACagcgcccgcgccgcccggctGGGGCCGGGGGTCCGGGCTGGGggtgtccgggggggggggctgggggtgtccccgggggggctgggggtgtccCCCGGGGGTGACCTCTAAAACGGAAGGCTCTATCCCCTTGGGTGCCGGGGACCTGGCTTCGTGGGTACCGGGGTGGAGCCGTCCTCATGGCTGCGGTTGGTGGGGGGTGTCTATCCCCgtgggagccccccccccgtgccTCTTCGTATGTATGGGTGGCTGCATGCGTGTGCAAGCGCATGTGCAGGTGCGAGCACGTGCAAGCGCATGTGCAGGTGCGAGCACGTGCATTCGCACACAGACGTGCGAGTGTGACTGCGCGTGAGCGTGCATGCCACCGAGTTTGTACGGGGGAGCCCGAGTGATCTGAGCGTATAAGCGTGGCGACTTAGCTGCCCCGCACGTCTCCGGGCTCTCCCATGTGCACCCATCTACGCACTTCTGAGCACCcatgtgtgtgcctgtgtcccccagctccagctgggtcACCCGTGCCCTCTCTGGGTGTGCCCGGGTGCCAGGCTGGCCCAGCACTGCTTGCGTCTTGCTGGGTACAACCTCACAGCCCCATGGCCGTGGCCTTAGCAGCCCCATGGCCGTGGTCCTTGCCTGGCACAGGCAGCCTGCCAGGGTCCTCACCCATGGGTGAGCTGCCACTGGGCAGCTTTTGGGGCCAAGCAGCCCCAGGGCCTGGCTGGCACGGCTGGAGTTGGTTCCCAGGCTGATCCAGCCCATGCTTGAGGGCTCTGGTAGGTGTAGGGCACCCGTTTGCAGCCCAGACCCCCAAGAAACTGAGGCAACCCTGTGCTGGAGGCAAAGGTGAGGTGGGCTGTGAAACCTCAGGCCACTGTAGCTGCTGCCCCAGTGTATCACGGGCTGTGGGGACCTCCTGCATCCCCAAACCGTCCCCCGCCTAGGCACGGGAGCTTGGCAGGTGGCACCACCTCATGCAAACCACCCTCAACACTCTTTTGGTTCAGCAGTTCACTTCCTTTAATAGATACACAGAGTCGCGTGGCTGCGGTGGGAGTGCTGGGGGGAGCCCGGCAGCGCCGAGCCCCGGCCCCCTGCGCTGAGGTAGAGGTGAGCGTTGCTCCATGCTCGCCTGCTTTGGCACCCAGGGGTGCAAGCGGGTGGAGGAGGTGCCCGCCTGGCCCCAACGAGGTAGTTCAGAGTGCCCTCCATTTCCCTGCCCCCTGGCTGGGGACCCCAGCATCCGGGTGGTCTTTGGTGGTGGGGGGCACTGCTGggcctccctgccctgcacccaCCAACAAGCTCCTCCCACTGCACAAGCCCCACCCCGACATTAagccccaccccagccccaccccAATAAGCTCCACCCCACCTATCAACCTGTCACATctcacccaccccccccccccactcccaccagTTTTCCTGGTATCTGCCCCTCAGGGTGACTCCCCTGAGCTGAGGACCTGAGGGGCGGAGATGCCACCACCCTGGGGTGGCCAGGGGACACCCAAAACCCTGGGGGTGTCTCAGGGCAGGGGCAGCAAGCCCAGGCAGCACAGGAGGGCTGCGCAGGGGGGACTGCAGGGGGTAGGGGGTGCAGTATATAGGGGATGCAGTGTATGGGGGCTACAGTTCAGAGGCTGCAGTATATAGGGACTGTAGTGTTTGCACTGAGGGTGTGCACAGGTGATGTAGTGTGTGCACTGCGGGTGTGTATAGGGGATGCAGTGTGTGCACTGGGGGTGTGTATAGGGGATGCAGTGCTTGCATTGAGGTCAGTATAGGGGCTGCGGTGTACAGGGGATGCAGCATGCGGGGCCTGGGGGTGGCTCAGGtagcagggaaggcaggagctgTATGGGGGGGGTCATCTGGGGGCAGCGCCTGGGAAGGAAGGTGCACGTGTCAGAGGGCACGTGCAGGGAAGGGGTCCCACGTGCGGGGGTAAGGGACAAAAGGGCCCACGTGGGTGCTCACAGCCTTGCACGGACACAGCTCAGTATTGCAGCAAGGGGCACCTTCGGGTCCCCCATTCCACCTTGGTGGACCAGCTGGGTCCCACAGCTCAGCCCCCCAGGCCCTGGGTATCCCCAAATGCTTTCAGGGCGGGGGGGAGCATCTCCTCTACGGCGAGGTGCTGGTGGGAGTGTGGCTGTGTgagggggctgggagcagtgggctctgggctggcacGGGGTTCGGCTGGCTCTGGGTGCTCCCTCCACCGGgtgccgggggggccgggggccggcgggcgaACAGGACGCCTGGGGAGCAAGAGCAAAGGGGTTAGGGCAAACCCAGGGTTGGGGGCTCCGCTCACCTGTCACCCAGCACCCAAGCTGGGGAAGTTGGGACCAGCACTCCGGGGGGCTCCAGCCCGCCCATCACCTTTGGTGCCGCCCCTGGCCCAGCTGTCCTCACCCATGTGGGGCAGCCCACGAGGTGGCCCAGGACTGTTTGGCTGGCAGCCCTGCATGCTGATTAGCCCTGACCTTTCTGGCTTGTTAAATATTTACGTCCTGAAGGAAAAGCCATCAATCTTAATTGGGGGTGTCTCAGTGGGGCAGtcagggagctggggggcacGGGATGAACTGCTTAGACAGGTAGGTGCACATCAGCACCCCAAAGAAgcctctgctccagcaaagcACCCCAATATCTTGCCCTGCACCCAACACCATGCTCTGCAACCAGCCAACTCCCGCACCCAGCCAGAGACCCTCTGGGTACACCAGCATTGGGGTGATCCCAAATCTAAGCCCTGCCTGCAGGACCCCATGGTGGGAGATGACCCCAGGTGCCTTGTTGCACTCTTCAGCCTGAgtccatctgtctgtccatGCATCCATCctttcatccatccatccatccatccacccaccccCATTTTGGCCCTTCATTGCTAGCCCCTGCTGGGGGCCAATTTCCATCCTTGCTGaccccctccttctcctgccccctctccccaggcCCTGCCACTTCATTACGATGGATTTTATAGTAAAGACATCAGATTGAAGGAAGGACTTGCTAGCCAGGCAGTGGCTATAAGTTATTGGATTTCCCAGCCGCAATTACACGGGCCAAGCGGCCCTTCTATTTACCTGTGTAGACAACTCCATTTATTTCTATTGACATGTTGATACTGCTAATGCCGTTGGTGGACAGGTTCAATGCAGTCTCCTGTCTGTCATCTGGGGAAAGGAAATACCAATATGAGTGttaagagaaacagaaacaagaacCTGCCCAAGAgaagcagggctccagcctctctgggcaTCCATGCTCCCCTCCAGCCACTGCTGCTCCCTACTCGGGTGCCAGGGGATGGGGTGACCCAAGCTGAGGTGTTGCATGTTGCTACCTCGGTTGGAGATCTTGACATTCATGGGGAACTGGGAGGCCACAGCCAGCAGGTTGTGCTGCAGCGCGTGTTGCACCAGCCGCTGCTGCTCCTCCGCCGTCAGGGCCACCTTCTTCTCCGGGGGCTCCCCTGTCTCCATCTTCTCCCgcagctgctccagcaccaCCGCCTGCGAGGCGGCTGCTGCTTGGGCCGCTGTGAGGTGGTGGCTGGCCAGTCCCACCGGGATAGCGATGCGCCCTGGCACTGCTGCCGCCAGCACACCGTCCTCTGCAATGACCAAGAGAACTCAGTGGGTCTGCCCATTGCCACCCCAGCTCACCATCCCTAGCAGGGGCCACCTCCATCCCACTACCATGGGGCAGGGCAGGCCACCATCCCCAGCATCTGGTCTTGGTACTCCTCCAAAGCCGGGAGAAATAAACCTTTCTTAGTCCCAGAGAGGGactaaaagaacaaaattcttCCTATTTTGCCCAAGCAAAAAGGGCAAGAGCAGACAGGGacatccctgctgctggagtAGTGTCCATCCCTGGGGAGAAATGCCCACTGCAGGGCAGATGTGGTCTTCACCCACCTTTCTTAACAGTGTGCACTTGGCCGAGCTGGCCACAGCTGTGTGTGGAGATGCTAAGAGCTGGCAGAGGCATTTTGGGGGAGCCCAGCAGGGTTGGGGTGCCAGCCGGCGAGTAGTTGAAGAGTGCTGTGCCAAAAGTCTGCCTCCGTCCCTCCCGACGGTTGCTGTCGATGGCGGCTTGGAGCTCCCCGGGAGAGCTGAGCGCCCGCTTCTCACATTCATAGGGATACAGGTACTTCATGTATCTGCACAGGGATAGAGCCCGGATGAGACCCAGCATCATGTgcctcccagccagctctgtgctgaGCAGGGACCAGGGTGGGGATAGCACCCGGGAAGGGGCAGAGCCCTCCATCTCCTTTTGGGGCACCCCATGCCGGACCCTGCTTGGAGCTCTGGGACATCCAAGCCAGTGGGTATCCCAGGGTGGGTGTCCCAGGGTGGGTCTCTCCCACACGTCGCCACTGCTGGGCACTCACTGCGTGCGGAGGGTGAAGGCAGCACTGGTGATGGAGGTAGGTAGGTTGAGGCCCTTGGTGATCTCCCGCCAGATCTTCTTGTTGATGACTTCGACCAGGCCACCCTTGTCCGTCACCAGTCGGTACAGCGTGTACAGGTCCAGCACT contains the following coding sequences:
- the ARID3C gene encoding AT-rich interactive domain-containing protein 3C — protein: MVENPSLAAKPALPAAPPRGPGAAGGLRLAAVMESLQRQQAARLARGPDGPPRRLPAEPSPGPGPGPPPSAPRRRPTPGPRPPPAAAGAEEEEEEEEEEEEEEEEEEEEEEEEGEPRDPPPPPHHEWTYEEQFKQLYELDEDPKRKEFLDDLFGFMQKRGKGTPVNRIPIMAKQVLDLYTLYRLVTDKGGLVEVINKKIWREITKGLNLPTSITSAAFTLRTQYMKYLYPYECEKRALSSPGELQAAIDSNRREGRRQTFGTALFNYSPAGTPTLLGSPKMPLPALSISTHSCGQLGQVHTVKKEDGVLAAAVPGRIAIPVGLASHHLTAAQAAAASQAVVLEQLREKMETGEPPEKKVALTAEEQQRLVQHALQHNLLAVASQFPMNVKISNRDDRQETALNLSTNGISSINMSIEINGVVYTGVLFARRPPAPPAPGGGSTQSQPNPVPAQSPLLPAPSHSHTPTSTSP